The following coding sequences lie in one Anoplolepis gracilipes chromosome 4, ASM4749672v1, whole genome shotgun sequence genomic window:
- the Sec24ab gene encoding protein transport protein Sec24A isoform X2, translated as MSQSSGYQYPVYTEPNSSLKNDSSPIVNGQNSASQQNGMQSPQFNLTGTPSSQSSRDPSRETSRDPSPTQYLHNQYRPQLPRPPMPPINGPPSSNALPSLPRTQLYNPVNPYGISSQYPTSTHSNVAVSTSSTTFVSQPNQEIQHRYTISSNQMPSTAKNLASGSASSTFTNTIEPELAKVNQNYQWTTNPLATNITQGTVGISGTSSCIDKTSQVSIDQTAGGQTSFTGVNKTLHSQSDPTYPSLSNINLPPSNITQHLNQTRHVQQDPVISNIQAPQNIQAQSTIGFSDSLNNPQLKYSSQQNIFSPTSTPSNSSPRNLLPSSQGHNVDSRNQDYCPQPLKPQQNLLTGYMDSTGLGNIPQGQNIHQNLPGQRRYPQQDTANTTMLPPRTTAPPLGVNQLHGGRPPLSGPPLPGQQTYDTRSQQPGPMTNVPLDSLNRRYPNMYPDQLNQLNNQMGNLNVTQSSFNKLWGMESVDLLQCRNILPPEKVEPPKIKLHQEFLDNVNCNPDIFRCTLTKVPESNSLLQKSRLPFGVLIHPFRDLNHLAVIQCNTIVRCRACRTYINPFVYFVDSRRWKCNLCFRLNELPEEFQFDPVTKSYGDPSRRPEVRTGTIEFIAPSEYMVRPPQPAVYLFVLDVSRLAVESGYLQIVCNTIIDELSRLPGDSRTQVGFLAVDSALHFFSMPDNVSQPHEMIMLDIDDVFLPCPENLIVNLKEREELIRDLLAQLSVKFCGTHDTNSALGAGLQAALKLLSATGGRVTVFQTCLPNLGPGALQPREDPNTRANKDVPHLNPATDFYKRFALDCSGQQIAIDLFLLNSQYSDLATLSCMSKFTGGCIYHLPLFRASKLQNTETLERLLRRYLTRKIGFEAVMRLRCTRGLSIHAFHGSFFVRSTDLLCLPNINPDAGFGMQISIDENLSDVQNVCFQASLLYTSSKGERRIRVHTLCLPVVSSLSDVLHSADQQCIVGLLSKMAVDRSLQSSLSDARDALINVAIDVLSAYRLSQSSGGGGLVAPGSLKLLPLYIIALLKSVAFRSGMSTRLDDRVFAMFQLKTLPLAQLIQVVFPDLYPVHALDDRNSKDIDGKVCPQPPRFHLSAEKLDSRGAFLMDAGDRIFIYIGKNINPIFCSNVLGASAFSSIPEEMYELPELDTVESERLRNFVFSLQEEKPYYVPVQIIRDDSHFRTLFIERLIEDRFESALSYYEFLQHLKTQVKE; from the exons ATGTCACAATCAAGTGGTTACCAATATCCGGTATATACAGAGCCCAATAGTTCCTTGAAAAATGATTCATCGCCGATAGTAAATGGCCAAAATTCTGCATCTCAACAAAATGGTATGCAATCTCCCCAGTTTAATCTGACTG gGACACCATCATCACAATCATCGCGTGACCCATCTAGGGAAACTTCCAGAGATCCATCGCCAACCCAGTATCTTCATAATCAATATCGGCCTCAGTTGCCTCGACCACCAATGCCACCAATAAATGGACCTCCAAGCTCTAATGCATTGCCTTCACTACCTAGAACACAACTGTATAATCCTGTAAATCCTTATGGGATCTCTAGCCAATATCCCACTAGTACACATTCAAATGTTGCAGTCAGTACATCTTCGACTACCTTTGTATCCCAACCTAATCAGGAGATTCAACATAGATATACAATTTCTTCGAATCAGATGCCTTCAACAGCTAAAAATCTAGCATCAGGATCTGCATCTTCAACATTTACAAATACTATTGAACCAGAGCTTGCTAAAGTAAACCAAAATTATCAATGGACAACTAATCCCCTGGCTACTAATATTACACAAGGGACTGTAGGCATTTCTGGAACATCCAGTTGCATTGATAAGACTAGTCAAGTCTCTATAGATCAAACTGCAGGAGGTCAAACATCCTTCACAGGAGTAAATAAAACCTTGCATAGTCAAAGTGATCCTACTTATCCATCTTTATCCAATATTAATCTACCTCCTTCGAATATTACTCAACATTTGAATCAAACCAGGCATGTGCAACAAGATCCAGTAATTTCCAACATTCAAGCTCCTCAGAATATCCAAGCACAATCGACAATCGGTTTTTCTGACAGCTTAAATAATCCTCAACTCAAATACAGCAGTCAGCAGAATATATTCAGTCCAACGTCAACACCATCGAACTCTAGCCCACGAAATTTACTTCCCAGTTCACAAGGCCATAATGTAGATTCACGGAATCAGGATTATTGTCCTCAACCTTTGAAACCACAACAGAACTTACTTACTGGTTATATGGATTCTACGGGATTGGGAAATATTCCTCAAGGTCAGAACATACATCAAAATTTACCTGGCCAAAGAAGATATCCACAACAGGACACTGCCAATACCACAATGCTACCTCCAAGGACTACCGCACCGCCTTTGGGAGTTAATCAGTTACATGGTGGGAGACCGCCGCTATCAGGACCGCCTCTTCCGGGGCAACAGACG tacgATACTCGTTCACAACAACCCGGTCCGATGACGAACGTCCCATTAGATTCGTTAAATAGAAGATATCCTAATATGTATCCTGAccaattaaatcaattaaataatcagaTGGGCAATCTAAACGTTACACAAAGTAGCTTCAACAAATTATGg GGGATGGAATCAGTAGATCTTCTACAATGCAGAAATATACTGCCACCTGAAAAAGTCGAGCCACCAAAGATCAAGTTACATCAGGAATTCCTGGATAATGTAAATTGTAATCCCGA CATATTCAGGTGTACACTGACAAAGGTCCCGGAATCAAATTCGCTTCTTCAAAAATCAAGATTGCCATTCGGCGTACTAATACATCCTTTTAGAGACCTAAAC CATTTGGCAGTGATTCAATGCAATACAATCGTACGTTGCCGCGCTTGCAGAACATATATCAACCCATTTGTATACTTCGTCGATTCGAGAAGATGGAAATGCAATCTTTGTTTCAGACTGAATGAAC TTCCTGAGGAATTTCAATTTGATCCTGTGACGAAATCGTATGGCGATCCATCGCGACGACCAGAAGTTAGAACCGGCACGATAGAGTTCATCGCGCCAAGCGAATACATG GTCCGTCCACCTCAGCCTGCTGTCTATCTCTTTGTTTTGGACGTTTCTCGTCTCGCGGTAGAAAGTGGCTACTTACAGATTGTATGCAACACCATCATCGATGAACTGTCGCGGCTTCCCGGCGATAGCCGCACCCAAGTCGGTTTTCTCGCTGTCGACTCTGCTCTACATTTCTTCAGCATGCCTGATAACGTATCACAACCGCACGAGATGATCATGCTAGATATCGACGATGTGTTTCTACCGTGTCCAGagaatttgattgtaaatCTGAAAGAACGCGAGGAACTCATTCGCGATCTTCTCGCCCAGCTATCCGTCAAGTTTTGTGGCACTCACGATACTAACAGCGCTCTCGGCGCTGGTCTTCAAGCTGCTCTGAAACTTCTTTCCGCTACTGGAGGACGTGTCACTGTTTTCCAGACATGCCTGCCTAATCTTGGTCCAGGAGCCTTGCAGCCACGAGAAGATCCCAATACTAGAGCGAACAAAGATGTACCGCATCTTAATCCAGCAACAGACTTCTACAAAAGATTTGCTCTGGATTGCAGTGGACAACAGATTGCGATTGATTTGTTCTTATTAAATAGTCAGTACAGCGATCTAGCAACTTTAT cATGCATGTCAAAGTTTACTGGTGGCTGCATTTACCATCTGCCATTGTTTCGAGCATCAAAGTTACAGAATACTGAAACGTTGGAGAGATTACTTCGGCGTTATTTGACCAGAAAGATCGGTTTCGAAGCGGTAATGCGGCTTCGATGTACTCGCGGCCTCAGCATCCACGCCTTCCATGGCAGCTTTTTCGTTCGATCAACCGATCTTCTCTGTTTACCAAATATTAATCCGGATGCCGGATTTGGCATGCAAATATCTATTGATGAGAACCTCTCCGACGTGCAGAATGTGTGCTTCCAAGCGTCTCTTCTCTATACTTCGAGCAAAg gtGAACGAAGGATTAGAGTACACACATTATGCTTGCCAGTTGTGTCGAGTCTATCGGATGTCCTACATTCGGCAGATCAGCAATGCATAGTAGGCCTGTTATCAAAGATGG ctgTTGATCGATCACTTCAATCATCTTTGTCGGACGCTAGAGATGCATTGATAAACGTTGCCATCGACGTCTTGTCTGCATACCGATTATCACAATCTTCCGGTGGAGGAGGACTTGTTGCTCCAGGAAGTTTAAAATTGCTGCCACTGTACATCATTGCGTTATTGAAGAGT GTAGCGTTCAGATCTGGCATGAGTACACGTTTGGATGATCGCGTGTTTGCCATGTTTCAATTGAAGACCTTACCATTAGCACAACTAATACAAGTGGTCTTTCCCGATTTATATCCTGTTCACGCGCTCGACGATCGTAATTCAAAGGATATTGATGGTAAAGTGTGCCCGCAGCCGCCGCGATTTCATCTGTCGGCAGAAAAACTCGACAGCCGAGGCGCCTTTCTTATGGATGCTGGTGACagaattttcatttacattggcaaaaatattaatccaatTTTTTGTTCTAATGTACTTGGAGCTTCGGCGTTCTCATCTATCCCTGAAGAAATG TACGAATTACCAGAGTTGGATACAGTAGAAAGCGAACGGTTGCGAAATTTTGTGTTTAGCTTACAAGAGGAAAAGCCGTATTACGTACCTGTACAAATTATCAG ggACGACAGTCATTTTAGGACATTATTCATTGAGCGATTGATAGAAGATCGATTCGAATCTGCTCTTAGTTATTACGAGTTCTTGCAACATCTCAAGACACAAGTGAAGGAGTGA
- the Sec24ab gene encoding protein transport protein Sec24A isoform X1, translated as MSQSSGYQYPVYTEPNSSLKNDSSPIVNGQNSASQQNGMQSPQFNLTGTPSSQSSRDPSRETSRDPSPTQYLHNQYRPQLPRPPMPPINGPPSSNALPSLPRTQLYNPVNPYGISSQYPTSTHSNVAVSTSSTTFVSQPNQEIQHRYTISSNQMPSTAKNLASGSASSTFTNTIEPELAKVNQNYQWTTNPLATNITQGTVGISGTSSCIDKTSQVSIDQTAGGQTSFTGVNKTLHSQSDPTYPSLSNINLPPSNITQHLNQTRHVQQDPVISNIQAPQNIQAQSTIGFSDSLNNPQLKYSSQQNIFSPTSTPSNSSPRNLLPSSQGHNVDSRNQDYCPQPLKPQQNLLTGYMDSTGLGNIPQGQNIHQNLPGQRRYPQQDTANTTMLPPRTTAPPLGVNQLHGGRPPLSGPPLPGQQTYDTRSQQPGPMTNVPLDSLNRRYPNMYPDQLNQLNNQMGNLNVTQSSFNKLWGMESVDLLQCRNILPPEKVEPPKIKLHQEFLDNVNCNPDIFRCTLTKVPESNSLLQKSRLPFGVLIHPFRDLNQHLAVIQCNTIVRCRACRTYINPFVYFVDSRRWKCNLCFRLNELPEEFQFDPVTKSYGDPSRRPEVRTGTIEFIAPSEYMVRPPQPAVYLFVLDVSRLAVESGYLQIVCNTIIDELSRLPGDSRTQVGFLAVDSALHFFSMPDNVSQPHEMIMLDIDDVFLPCPENLIVNLKEREELIRDLLAQLSVKFCGTHDTNSALGAGLQAALKLLSATGGRVTVFQTCLPNLGPGALQPREDPNTRANKDVPHLNPATDFYKRFALDCSGQQIAIDLFLLNSQYSDLATLSCMSKFTGGCIYHLPLFRASKLQNTETLERLLRRYLTRKIGFEAVMRLRCTRGLSIHAFHGSFFVRSTDLLCLPNINPDAGFGMQISIDENLSDVQNVCFQASLLYTSSKGERRIRVHTLCLPVVSSLSDVLHSADQQCIVGLLSKMAVDRSLQSSLSDARDALINVAIDVLSAYRLSQSSGGGGLVAPGSLKLLPLYIIALLKSVAFRSGMSTRLDDRVFAMFQLKTLPLAQLIQVVFPDLYPVHALDDRNSKDIDGKVCPQPPRFHLSAEKLDSRGAFLMDAGDRIFIYIGKNINPIFCSNVLGASAFSSIPEEMYELPELDTVESERLRNFVFSLQEEKPYYVPVQIIRDDSHFRTLFIERLIEDRFESALSYYEFLQHLKTQVKE; from the exons ATGTCACAATCAAGTGGTTACCAATATCCGGTATATACAGAGCCCAATAGTTCCTTGAAAAATGATTCATCGCCGATAGTAAATGGCCAAAATTCTGCATCTCAACAAAATGGTATGCAATCTCCCCAGTTTAATCTGACTG gGACACCATCATCACAATCATCGCGTGACCCATCTAGGGAAACTTCCAGAGATCCATCGCCAACCCAGTATCTTCATAATCAATATCGGCCTCAGTTGCCTCGACCACCAATGCCACCAATAAATGGACCTCCAAGCTCTAATGCATTGCCTTCACTACCTAGAACACAACTGTATAATCCTGTAAATCCTTATGGGATCTCTAGCCAATATCCCACTAGTACACATTCAAATGTTGCAGTCAGTACATCTTCGACTACCTTTGTATCCCAACCTAATCAGGAGATTCAACATAGATATACAATTTCTTCGAATCAGATGCCTTCAACAGCTAAAAATCTAGCATCAGGATCTGCATCTTCAACATTTACAAATACTATTGAACCAGAGCTTGCTAAAGTAAACCAAAATTATCAATGGACAACTAATCCCCTGGCTACTAATATTACACAAGGGACTGTAGGCATTTCTGGAACATCCAGTTGCATTGATAAGACTAGTCAAGTCTCTATAGATCAAACTGCAGGAGGTCAAACATCCTTCACAGGAGTAAATAAAACCTTGCATAGTCAAAGTGATCCTACTTATCCATCTTTATCCAATATTAATCTACCTCCTTCGAATATTACTCAACATTTGAATCAAACCAGGCATGTGCAACAAGATCCAGTAATTTCCAACATTCAAGCTCCTCAGAATATCCAAGCACAATCGACAATCGGTTTTTCTGACAGCTTAAATAATCCTCAACTCAAATACAGCAGTCAGCAGAATATATTCAGTCCAACGTCAACACCATCGAACTCTAGCCCACGAAATTTACTTCCCAGTTCACAAGGCCATAATGTAGATTCACGGAATCAGGATTATTGTCCTCAACCTTTGAAACCACAACAGAACTTACTTACTGGTTATATGGATTCTACGGGATTGGGAAATATTCCTCAAGGTCAGAACATACATCAAAATTTACCTGGCCAAAGAAGATATCCACAACAGGACACTGCCAATACCACAATGCTACCTCCAAGGACTACCGCACCGCCTTTGGGAGTTAATCAGTTACATGGTGGGAGACCGCCGCTATCAGGACCGCCTCTTCCGGGGCAACAGACG tacgATACTCGTTCACAACAACCCGGTCCGATGACGAACGTCCCATTAGATTCGTTAAATAGAAGATATCCTAATATGTATCCTGAccaattaaatcaattaaataatcagaTGGGCAATCTAAACGTTACACAAAGTAGCTTCAACAAATTATGg GGGATGGAATCAGTAGATCTTCTACAATGCAGAAATATACTGCCACCTGAAAAAGTCGAGCCACCAAAGATCAAGTTACATCAGGAATTCCTGGATAATGTAAATTGTAATCCCGA CATATTCAGGTGTACACTGACAAAGGTCCCGGAATCAAATTCGCTTCTTCAAAAATCAAGATTGCCATTCGGCGTACTAATACATCCTTTTAGAGACCTAAAC CAGCATTTGGCAGTGATTCAATGCAATACAATCGTACGTTGCCGCGCTTGCAGAACATATATCAACCCATTTGTATACTTCGTCGATTCGAGAAGATGGAAATGCAATCTTTGTTTCAGACTGAATGAAC TTCCTGAGGAATTTCAATTTGATCCTGTGACGAAATCGTATGGCGATCCATCGCGACGACCAGAAGTTAGAACCGGCACGATAGAGTTCATCGCGCCAAGCGAATACATG GTCCGTCCACCTCAGCCTGCTGTCTATCTCTTTGTTTTGGACGTTTCTCGTCTCGCGGTAGAAAGTGGCTACTTACAGATTGTATGCAACACCATCATCGATGAACTGTCGCGGCTTCCCGGCGATAGCCGCACCCAAGTCGGTTTTCTCGCTGTCGACTCTGCTCTACATTTCTTCAGCATGCCTGATAACGTATCACAACCGCACGAGATGATCATGCTAGATATCGACGATGTGTTTCTACCGTGTCCAGagaatttgattgtaaatCTGAAAGAACGCGAGGAACTCATTCGCGATCTTCTCGCCCAGCTATCCGTCAAGTTTTGTGGCACTCACGATACTAACAGCGCTCTCGGCGCTGGTCTTCAAGCTGCTCTGAAACTTCTTTCCGCTACTGGAGGACGTGTCACTGTTTTCCAGACATGCCTGCCTAATCTTGGTCCAGGAGCCTTGCAGCCACGAGAAGATCCCAATACTAGAGCGAACAAAGATGTACCGCATCTTAATCCAGCAACAGACTTCTACAAAAGATTTGCTCTGGATTGCAGTGGACAACAGATTGCGATTGATTTGTTCTTATTAAATAGTCAGTACAGCGATCTAGCAACTTTAT cATGCATGTCAAAGTTTACTGGTGGCTGCATTTACCATCTGCCATTGTTTCGAGCATCAAAGTTACAGAATACTGAAACGTTGGAGAGATTACTTCGGCGTTATTTGACCAGAAAGATCGGTTTCGAAGCGGTAATGCGGCTTCGATGTACTCGCGGCCTCAGCATCCACGCCTTCCATGGCAGCTTTTTCGTTCGATCAACCGATCTTCTCTGTTTACCAAATATTAATCCGGATGCCGGATTTGGCATGCAAATATCTATTGATGAGAACCTCTCCGACGTGCAGAATGTGTGCTTCCAAGCGTCTCTTCTCTATACTTCGAGCAAAg gtGAACGAAGGATTAGAGTACACACATTATGCTTGCCAGTTGTGTCGAGTCTATCGGATGTCCTACATTCGGCAGATCAGCAATGCATAGTAGGCCTGTTATCAAAGATGG ctgTTGATCGATCACTTCAATCATCTTTGTCGGACGCTAGAGATGCATTGATAAACGTTGCCATCGACGTCTTGTCTGCATACCGATTATCACAATCTTCCGGTGGAGGAGGACTTGTTGCTCCAGGAAGTTTAAAATTGCTGCCACTGTACATCATTGCGTTATTGAAGAGT GTAGCGTTCAGATCTGGCATGAGTACACGTTTGGATGATCGCGTGTTTGCCATGTTTCAATTGAAGACCTTACCATTAGCACAACTAATACAAGTGGTCTTTCCCGATTTATATCCTGTTCACGCGCTCGACGATCGTAATTCAAAGGATATTGATGGTAAAGTGTGCCCGCAGCCGCCGCGATTTCATCTGTCGGCAGAAAAACTCGACAGCCGAGGCGCCTTTCTTATGGATGCTGGTGACagaattttcatttacattggcaaaaatattaatccaatTTTTTGTTCTAATGTACTTGGAGCTTCGGCGTTCTCATCTATCCCTGAAGAAATG TACGAATTACCAGAGTTGGATACAGTAGAAAGCGAACGGTTGCGAAATTTTGTGTTTAGCTTACAAGAGGAAAAGCCGTATTACGTACCTGTACAAATTATCAG ggACGACAGTCATTTTAGGACATTATTCATTGAGCGATTGATAGAAGATCGATTCGAATCTGCTCTTAGTTATTACGAGTTCTTGCAACATCTCAAGACACAAGTGAAGGAGTGA